In a single window of the Osmerus eperlanus chromosome 4, fOsmEpe2.1, whole genome shotgun sequence genome:
- the LOC134018717 gene encoding lysophosphatidic acid receptor 6: MMITITNATNCSAPSSEYQAHLYPAVYSLVVALGLPGNLGALYVFIFKITPRTSTNLYIINLALADTAILCTLPFRIHYHLHQNNWEFGDMACRVTGILFHANIYISIFFISCICVDRYIATVHPHSYLRMRDSCCAVVVSVVTWVLSGVAVLAFIFYGPLDSKFGHAGQRSCFENFTEHEWGRRVGPFSIACLVCGSLLPSVVILVCYPLVVRRISLIRSHTARKAQRIIYTILAITLLCFLPYHVVHFLHLLHRLGVIQHCSSGNVIYHARRVSMALVSLNPCLDPLLYYVTTSHCKWRPKMRVMWTRNRDFYNVNIS, from the coding sequence ATGATGATAACAATTACTAATGCCACCAACTGCAGTGCTCCGTCATCAGAGTACCAGGCCCACCTCTACCCAGCGGTGTACAGTCTGGTGGTGGCTCTGGGCCTGCCAGGAAACCTGGGGGCCCTCTATGTGTTCATCTTCAAGATCACCCCTCGAACCTCCACCAACTTGTACATCATCAATCTGGCTCTGGCCGACACCGCCATCCTTTGCACCCTGCCGTTCCGCATCCACTACCACCTGCACCAGAACAACTGGGAGTTTGGAGACATGGCCTGTCGCGTCACGGGGATATTGTTTCACGCCAACATATACATCAGCATCTTCTTCATATCCTGCATCTGTGTGGACCGCTACATAGCCACAGTCCACCCTCACTCCTACCTGAGGATGCGAGACTCCTGCTGTGCAGTTGTCGTGAGCGTGGTCACCTGGGTGCTGTCTGGAGTTGCCGTACTGGCCTTCATCTTTTATGGTCCACTGGACAGCAAGTTTGGCCACGCTGGCCAGCGTAGCTGCTTTGAGAACTTCACGGAGCATGAGTGGGGCAGGAGAGTGGGCCCCTTCAGCATCGCCTGCCTGGTCTGTggctccctgctgccctccgtGGTCATCCTGGTGTGCTACCCTCTGGTGGTGCGGCGCATCTCCCTGATCCGGAGTCACACGGCTCGGAAGGCCCAGAGGATCATCTATACCATCCTGGCCATCACCCTGCTCTGCTTCCTGCCCTATCACGTGGTCCACTTCCTGCACCTGCTGCACCGCCTGGGGGTCATCCAGCACTGCTCCAGCGGCAACGTCATCTACCATGCACGGCGGGTGTCCATGGCCCTGGTAAGCCTCAATCCCTGTCTGGATCCTCTGCTCTACTATGTCACCACCAGCCACTGCAAATGGAGACCAAAGATGAGGGTGATGTGGACCAGGAACAGGGATTTCTACAATGTCAATATAAGCTAG
- the ints11 gene encoding integrator complex subunit 11, whose translation MPEIKVTPLGAGQDVGRSCILVSIGGKNIMLDCGMHMGFNDDRRFPDFSYITQNGRLTEFLDCVIISHFHLDHCGALPYMSEMVGYDGPIYMTHPTKAICPILLEDFRKITVDKKGETNFFTSQMIKDCMKKVVPLNLHQTVQVDDELEIKAYYAGHVLGAAMVLIKVGSESVVYTGDYNMTPDRHLGAAWIDKCRPDLLISESTYATTIRDSKRCRERDFLKKVHETVERGGKVLIPVFALGRAQELCILLETFWERMNLKAPIYFSTGLTEKANHYYKLFITWTNQKIRKTFVQRNMFEFKHIKAFDRSFIDNPGPMVVFATPGMLHAGLSLQIFKKWASNEKNMVIMPGYCVQGTIGHKILNGQRKLEIEGRATLDVKLQVEYMSFSAHADAKGIMQLIRMAEPRNMLLVHGEAVKMEFLKGKIEQEFSINCYMPANGETVTVTTNPSVPVDISLNLLKREMALGGPLPDPKKPRTMHGTLIMKDNSLRLVSPEQALKELGLNEHQLRFTCRVQLQDSHSDSDTLHKIYTHLKSVLKGYTVQHLPDSTVMVESIVIKVSSSAEDPNTKVLLLSWSYQDEDLGSFLSTLLKKGLPIGQS comes from the exons ATGCCTGAGATTAAAGTGACCCCTTTAG GTGCTGGGCAAGATGTTGGTCGAAGCTGCATCCTTGTTTCCATTGGAGGCAAAAACATAATGCTGGACTGTGGGATGCACATGGGATTCAATGATGAT AGGCGGTTTCCAGACTTCTCTTACATAACTCAAAACGGACGTCTGACAGAATTCCTGGACTGTGTGATCATCAG CCACTTCCACCTGGACCACTGCGGTGCTCTGCCTTACATGAGTGAGATGGTGGGCTATGATGGGCCCATCTACATGACCCACCCCACCAAGGCCATCTGCCCCATTCTGCTGGAGGACTTCAGGAAAATCACAGTGGACAAGAAGGGGGAGACCAACTTTTTCACATCTCAGATGATCAAGGACTGCATGAAGAAAGTGGTGCCTTTGAACCTTCATCAGACTGTCCAG GTGGATGATGAGCTAGAGATCAAGGCCTACTATGCAGGGCATGTTCTTGGTGCTGCAATGGTGCTGATCAAAGTTGGGTCAGAGTCCGTGGTGTACACA GGTGATTATAATAtgacacctgacagacatttagG GGCTGCCTGGATAGATAAGTGTCGTCCTGACCTGTTGATCTCGGAGTCCACCTATGCCACCACTATCCGCGACTCCaagaggtgcagggagagggactTCCTGAAGAAGGTGCATGAGACAGTAGAACGGGGAGGCAAG GTCCTCATTCCTGTCTTTGCCCTCGGAAGAGCTCAGGAACTCTGTATCCTATTGGAGACATTCTG GGAGAGGATGAACCTGAAGGCCCCCATCTATTTCTCCACAGGGCTCACAGAGAAAGCCAATCACTACTACAAACTCTTCATCACCTGGACCAACCAGAAAATTCGCAAAACATTTGTTCAGAGAAACATGTTTGAGTTCAAGCACATCAAGGCCTTCGATCGCTCCTTCATTGACAACCCTGGACCTATG GTTGTGTTTGCCACCCCGGGAATGCTGCATGCGGGGCTGTCACTACAAATCTTCAAAAAATGGGCCAGCAATGAGAAGAATATG GTAATCATGCCTGGGTATTGTGTGCAAGGCACAATTGGACACAAAATCTTGAATGGTCAGAGGAAACTGGAGATCGAGGGAAGAGCAACG CTGGATGTGAAGCTGCAGGTGGAGTACATGTCCTTCAGCGCCCACGCCGATGCTAAGGGTATAATGCAGCTGATCCGCATGGCGGAGCCTcgcaacatgctgctggtgcaCGGAGAGGCCGTCAAGATGGAGTTCCTCAAGGGCAAGATCGAGCAGGAGTTCA GTATTAACTGCTACATGCCAGCCAATGGAGAGACGGTCACAGTGACCACCAACCCCAGTGTGCCAGTGGACATCTCACTCAACCTGCTAAAGAGGGAAATGGCTCTTGGAG GGCCTTTGCCTGACCCTAAGAAGCCTCGTACTATGCATGGAACCCTAATCATGAAGGACAAT AGTCTGCGGCTGGTCTCTCCAGAGCAGGCTTTGAAAGAGCTGGGCCTTAATGAGCACCAGCTGCGCTTCACCTGCCGTGTTCAACTGCAGGACTCCCACAGCGACTCAGACACACTCCACAAGATCTACACACACCTCAAGAG CGTGCTGAAAGGTTACACAGTCCAGCACCTTCCGGACAGTACAGTGATGGTGGAGTCTATAGTCATTAAGGTGTCATCCTCGGCTGAGGACCCCAACACCAAGGTCCTGCTGCTGTCCTGGAGCTatcag GATGAAGATTTGGGGAGCTTCCTTTCCACTCTGTTGAAGAAAGGGCTCCCAATAGGACAGAGCTGA
- the cptp gene encoding ceramide-1-phosphate transfer protein codes for MADSITQEDQKFSLKEVLDTFTACLSDDKEVFLEHYVAGWRGLVRFMNSLGSVFTFISKDAVNKIEILVSLLNGEHGAHYVTIQSMVKYEVENELVDLTKRSSFPESGCRTLLRLHRALRWLELFLERLRTSTDDSKTSIMCSEAYNESLSQHHAWIIRKAAGMAFCALPGRPTFFEVMNVGTPEQVVAMLGEALPLISEVYLVTEDLYTKQNLLDLP; via the exons ATGGCAGATTCTATTACACAAGAAGATCAGAAATTCAGTTTAAAAGAGGTTCTTGACACGTTCACGGCATGTCTTTCAGATGATAAAGAAGTCTTCCTTGAACATTATGTGGCCGGGTGGCGTGGCCTTGTAAG ATTCATGAACAGTTTAGGGAGTGTCTTCACGTTCATCTCCAAGGATGCTGTCAACAAAATCGAAATCCTCGTCAGTCTTCTCAACGGTGAGCATGGTGCACATTATGTCACGATCCAGTCCATGGTGAAGTATGAGGTGGAGAATGAACTTGTGGACTTGACAAAGAGAAGTAGCTTTCCCGAGTCTGGCTGCCGAACCTTGCTGAGGCTTCACCGTGCTCTGCGCTGGCTGGAGCTCTTCCTGGAGAGGCTACGCACCAGCACAGATGACAGTAAGACCTCTATCATGTGCTCAGAGGcctataatgagtctctatccCAGCATCATGCCTGGATCATACGAAAGGCTGCCGGCATGGCATTTTGCGCACTCCCTGGACGTCCCACCTTCTTTGAAGTGATGAATGTTGGCACCCCAGAGCAGGTGGTAGCCATGCTGGGGGAGGCCTTGCCACTTATCTCTGAGGTATATCTGGTGACAGAGGACCTCTATACCAAGCAAAACTTGCTGGACCTGCCCTAG
- the ubxn10 gene encoding UBX domain-containing protein 10: MHLTRPKSSKGRSRPTISHNPHMDTFQNPPVTPKPPATEYDRSERVLRSFPHSFNKQTSQLSTEKVAELLQNVPAAPSLSLNKYKVLPSIEKKPKEDMSERGMEEKTSKLSLSDNLILQGRPSVRTHTMIRSNPEMKNVAEVQCKVWPKPPGLDTMTTDTQSPSGIPPASLLLAIREPFGKRFEHHFLHTDSLLTVIACAEARYGMRFEHGFIETMDVPRRTFTDLKLTLAQCGIVNRSVLYITQDADEP, from the coding sequence ATGCACTTGACCCGTCCAAAATCTTCTAAGGGACGTAGTAGACCAACCATAAGTCACAACCCACACATGGATACCTTCCAAAACCCACCGGTGACGCCAAAGCCACCTGCAACGGAATATGATAGATCAGAGCGCGTCCTCCGCTCCTTCCCTCACTCATTCAACAAGCAGACAAGCCAGTTGAGTACAGAAAAAGTGGCAGAACTTCTACAAAACGTACCTGctgctccttctctttctctaaaCAAATACAAAGTCCTCCCCTCAATTGAGAAGAAGCCAAAAGAGGACATGTCAGAGCGTGGCATGGAGGAAAAAACCTCCAAACTTAGTCTGTCTGACAACCTTATCCTTCAGGGACGGCCATCTGTGAGGACCCACACCATGATCCGCAGCAACCCAGAGATGAAGAACGTGGCAGAGGTGCAATGCAAGGTCTGGCCCAAGCCTCCAGGCCTGGACACCATGACCACTGACACACAGAGCCCTTCAGGTATCCCCCCTGCCAGTTTGCTCCTTGCCATTCGTGAACCATTTGGAAAAAGGTTTGAGCACCACTTTCTAcacacagactccctgctcaCAGTGATAGCGTGTGCCGAGGCGAGATATGGGATGAGATTTGAGCATGGTTTCATTGAGACCATGGATGTTCCCAGAAGGACCTTCACAGATCTGAAATTGACTTTGGCTCAGTGTGGCATAGTGAACAGGTCTGTGTTGTACATCACTCAAGATGCAGATGAACCTTAA
- the ddx19a gene encoding ATP-dependent RNA helicase DDX19A isoform X2 — protein sequence MGFNRPSRIQENALPMMLAEPPQNLIAQSQSGTGKTAAFALAMLSRVDTAQKVTQCLCISPTFELAVQTGKVIEQMGKYYPEVKLAYAIRGNRVERGTKIQDHIVIGTPGTVLDWCSKLRFIDPKKIKILVLDEADVMIATQGHQDQSIRIQRMLPTDCQMLLFSATFEESVWKFSERVIPDPNIIKLKREEETLDTIKQYYMVCKRNQDKFTAICNVYGAITIAQAMIFCHTRKTAAWLASQLCREGHQVALLSGEMTVEQRADVIQRFRDGKEKVLVTTNVCARGIDVEQVSIVINFDLPVDKDGKTDNETYLHRIGRTGRFGKKGLAVNMVDSQYSMEVLREIEEHFNKKILKLNPNDPDDLIKLEDIHN from the exons ATGGGCTTTAACAGACCTTCCAGGATTCAGGAGAATGCGTTGCCTATGATGTTGGCTGAGCC ACCTCAGAACCTGATCGCCCAGTCCCAGTCTGGCACAGGTAAAACGGCTGCCTTTGCTCTGGCCATGCTCAGCCGTGTCGACACAGCTCAGAAAGTGACTCAG TGCCTTTGCATCTCTCCGACGTTTGAGCTTGCAGTGCAGACCGGTAAAGTGATAGAGCAAATGGGGAAATACTATCCTGAAGTGAAATTGGCGTATGCCATTCGAGGCAACCGAG TGGAGCGGGGAACCAAGATCCAGGACCATATAGTCATCGGGACACCTGGCACCGTCCTGGACTGGTGCTCCAAGCTCAGGTTCATCGACCCCAAGAAGATCAAGATCCTTGTCCTGGACGAGGCCGATGTCATGATTGCCACTCAAGGCCACCAGGACCAGAGCATCCGGATCCAAAG AATGCTGCCAACGGATTGTCAGATGCTGCTGTTCTCGGCCACGTTCGAGGAGTCTGTTTGGAAGTTCTCTGAGAGGGTTATTCCTGACCCCAACATCATCAAGCTGAAGCGAGAGGAGGAGACCCTGGACACCATCAAGCAGTACTACATGGTCTGCAAGAGGAATCAAGACAAGTTCACTGCCATCTGCAATGTGTATGGAGCCATCACCATTGCCCAGGCCATGATCTTCTGCCAT ACTCGCAAGacagctgcctggctggctTCACAGCTGTGTAGAGAGGGCCACCAGGTGGCCCTGCTGAGTGGGGAGATGACTGTGGAACAGAGAGCAGATGTCATTCAGCGCTTCAGGGATGGGAAGGAGAAAGTCTTGGTGACCACTAATGTGTGCGCCAGAG GGATTGATGTTGAGCAAGTGTCCATCGTGATCAACTTTGACCTCCCTGTGGACAAAGACGGGAAAACCGACAACGAGACTTACCTTCACCGGATTGGTCGTACTGGGCGATTTGGCAAGAAGGGTCTTGCAGTCAACATGGTTGACAGTCAGTACAGCATGGAGGTTCTCAGAGAGATTGAGGAGCACTTCA ATAAGAAAATACTTAAACTTAATCCAAATGACCCTGATGACCTTATAAAACTGGAGGACATCCATAACTGA
- the ddx19a gene encoding ATP-dependent RNA helicase DDX19A isoform X1: MASDSWALAVDVQESTSKSFRFADRILTVDRGDSACIHRKEINGSPQKIENGNKEPKEEEMEDDKATQSLLNKLIHSSLVNTTNQVEVLQRDPNSPLYSVKTFEELRLKPELLRGIYAMGFNRPSRIQENALPMMLAEPPQNLIAQSQSGTGKTAAFALAMLSRVDTAQKVTQCLCISPTFELAVQTGKVIEQMGKYYPEVKLAYAIRGNRVERGTKIQDHIVIGTPGTVLDWCSKLRFIDPKKIKILVLDEADVMIATQGHQDQSIRIQRMLPTDCQMLLFSATFEESVWKFSERVIPDPNIIKLKREEETLDTIKQYYMVCKRNQDKFTAICNVYGAITIAQAMIFCHTRKTAAWLASQLCREGHQVALLSGEMTVEQRADVIQRFRDGKEKVLVTTNVCARGIDVEQVSIVINFDLPVDKDGKTDNETYLHRIGRTGRFGKKGLAVNMVDSQYSMEVLREIEEHFNKKILKLNPNDPDDLIKLEDIHN; the protein is encoded by the exons ATGGCTTCTGATTCTTGGGCGTTGGCAGTCGATGTTCAAGAATCTACGTCTAAGTCG TTCCGATTTGCAGATCGCATACTAACAGTGGACAGGGGTGATTCTGCATGTATCCATAGAAAAGAAATCAATG GTAGTCCTCAGAAAATTGAAAATGGTAACAAGGAACCAAAAGAAGAGGAAATGG AGGATGACAAGGCAACTCAGTCTCTGTTGAACAAGCTTATCCACAGCAGTCTTGTGAACACCACCAATCAAGTGGAGGTTCTGCAGAGGGATCCaaactctcctctctactctgtcAAGACCTTTGAAGAGCTGAGACT GAAACCAGAACTACTCAGGGGAATCTATGCCATGGGCTTTAACAGACCTTCCAGGATTCAGGAGAATGCGTTGCCTATGATGTTGGCTGAGCC ACCTCAGAACCTGATCGCCCAGTCCCAGTCTGGCACAGGTAAAACGGCTGCCTTTGCTCTGGCCATGCTCAGCCGTGTCGACACAGCTCAGAAAGTGACTCAG TGCCTTTGCATCTCTCCGACGTTTGAGCTTGCAGTGCAGACCGGTAAAGTGATAGAGCAAATGGGGAAATACTATCCTGAAGTGAAATTGGCGTATGCCATTCGAGGCAACCGAG TGGAGCGGGGAACCAAGATCCAGGACCATATAGTCATCGGGACACCTGGCACCGTCCTGGACTGGTGCTCCAAGCTCAGGTTCATCGACCCCAAGAAGATCAAGATCCTTGTCCTGGACGAGGCCGATGTCATGATTGCCACTCAAGGCCACCAGGACCAGAGCATCCGGATCCAAAG AATGCTGCCAACGGATTGTCAGATGCTGCTGTTCTCGGCCACGTTCGAGGAGTCTGTTTGGAAGTTCTCTGAGAGGGTTATTCCTGACCCCAACATCATCAAGCTGAAGCGAGAGGAGGAGACCCTGGACACCATCAAGCAGTACTACATGGTCTGCAAGAGGAATCAAGACAAGTTCACTGCCATCTGCAATGTGTATGGAGCCATCACCATTGCCCAGGCCATGATCTTCTGCCAT ACTCGCAAGacagctgcctggctggctTCACAGCTGTGTAGAGAGGGCCACCAGGTGGCCCTGCTGAGTGGGGAGATGACTGTGGAACAGAGAGCAGATGTCATTCAGCGCTTCAGGGATGGGAAGGAGAAAGTCTTGGTGACCACTAATGTGTGCGCCAGAG GGATTGATGTTGAGCAAGTGTCCATCGTGATCAACTTTGACCTCCCTGTGGACAAAGACGGGAAAACCGACAACGAGACTTACCTTCACCGGATTGGTCGTACTGGGCGATTTGGCAAGAAGGGTCTTGCAGTCAACATGGTTGACAGTCAGTACAGCATGGAGGTTCTCAGAGAGATTGAGGAGCACTTCA ATAAGAAAATACTTAAACTTAATCCAAATGACCCTGATGACCTTATAAAACTGGAGGACATCCATAACTGA